The proteins below are encoded in one region of Hordeum vulgare subsp. vulgare chromosome 3H, MorexV3_pseudomolecules_assembly, whole genome shotgun sequence:
- the LOC123441073 gene encoding protein RAFTIN 1A-like, translating to MSPMLILIFLLLPHANAKVDVPTEAALYWEKNLPNTKMPEAILPNARCLLRVNEGTGPRALHKSQPSVNCLFFYRSNCKSSPPSAPAAVAGVFFHEADITVGKVMTVAMPSSLPAPFLPSSVEEKISFQDLNSMLDKFNISKTSHEAAEMKNTILNCADPPIQGENKHCAASLEAVVETAMKMLQTRHVSVVASALPSVGLLHQDYMVRARHQLGSSRFVACHIKPFPFALYLCHSTSHSQAYVVQLQGSSRDDTKIDMVAMCHRDTRNWSPSHPAFKALGEHPGGSAICHFQPYADLLLIEKMMG from the exons ATGTCTCCAATGCTGATATTGATCTTTCTCCTCTTGCCACATGCTAATGCCAAGGTGGATGTGCCTACTGAGGCTGCGCTGTACTGGGAGAAAAATCTCCCAAATACCAAGATGCCAGAAGCGATTCTTCCAA ATGCCAGATGCCTACTGAGGGTTAACGAAG GGACTGGGCCACGCGCCCTCCATAAATCACAACCCTCCGTCAACTGCCTATTCTTTTATCGATCAAACTGCAAAAGTTCACCGCCAAGCGCGCCAGCTGCTGTGGCCGGTGTTTTCTTCCACGAAGCAGACATAACCGTCGGCAAAGTGATGACTGTTGCAATGCCGTCCTCACTGCCGGCACCATTCCTTCCTTCAAGTGTTGAAGAGAAAATATCTTTTCAAGATCTCAACAGCATGCTAGATAAATTTAACATCTCAAAGACCTCCCATGAGGCTGCCGAGATGAAGAACACAATTCTGAATTGTGCAGACCCGCCAATTCAGGGTGAGAACAAACATTGCGCAGCTTCCCTAGAAGCTGTTGTAGAGACCGCTATGAAGATGCTGCAAACTCGGCACGTATCGGTGGTGGCTTCGGCCCTCCCAAGTGTCGGGCTTTTGCATCAGGATTACATGGTCCGCGCCAGGCATCAACTCGGTAGTTCCCGCTTTGTGGCTTGCCACATAAAACCATTCCCGTTCGCACTGTACTTGTGTCATAGCACAAGTCACTCACAGGCATACGTGGTCCAGCTCCAGGGTAGCTCCCGTGACGACACCAAAATTGACATGGTGGCCATGTGCCACCGTGATACTAGGAACTGGAGCCCGTCACACCCAGCGTTCAAGGCTCTCGGTGAACACCCGGGAGGGTCGGCAATTTGTCATTTTCAGCCGTATGCTGATCTGCTGCTCATCGAGAAGATGATGGGCTAA